A stretch of the Amycolatopsis sp. BJA-103 genome encodes the following:
- a CDS encoding putative glycolipid-binding domain-containing protein: MTLPAAASWRHQDSRTGLEVAFFNGHDGGWRINGATTAVEDGESWFVEYSIAVDAAWHTRRAEISGRSASGTRRTVLESDGDGRWRVDGVPDPRLDGCFDVDLESSSMTNTLPVHRLGLTLGAAAEAPAAYVRAGDLTVERLEQRYERIGDRDFAYSAPVFAFSCVLRYDEHLLVVDYPGIAVRLP; this comes from the coding sequence GTGACCCTCCCCGCCGCGGCGAGCTGGCGACATCAGGATTCGAGGACCGGCCTGGAAGTCGCGTTCTTCAACGGGCACGACGGCGGTTGGCGAATCAATGGCGCCACGACGGCGGTCGAGGACGGGGAGTCCTGGTTTGTCGAGTACTCGATCGCCGTCGACGCCGCCTGGCACACGCGGCGGGCGGAGATCTCCGGCCGGTCGGCGTCGGGCACCCGGCGCACGGTGCTCGAATCGGACGGCGACGGGCGATGGCGGGTGGACGGCGTCCCGGATCCGCGTCTGGACGGCTGTTTCGACGTGGACCTCGAGTCGTCGTCGATGACGAACACGCTGCCGGTGCACCGGCTCGGCCTCACCTTGGGCGCCGCCGCCGAGGCGCCCGCCGCGTACGTCCGGGCGGGTGACCTCACCGTGGAGCGGCTGGAGCAGCGCTACGAGCGCATCGGCGACCGCGATTTCGCCTACTCGGCACCGGTTTTCGCGTTCTCGTGTGTCCTGCGCTACGACGAGCACCTGCTGGTGGTCGACTACCCGGGCATCGCCGTCCGGCTGCCCTGA
- a CDS encoding NADP-dependent oxidoreductase, producing the protein MTDTYRSIAFTEYGDSGVLHVLDRELPEPGAGQVRIAVRAAGVNPIDWKIRSGLMAEVYPSTFPAVPGGDVAGVIDAVGEDVSGFAVGDEVLGRGNGGYAEFVLADPAGLTRKPEALSWELAAALPVVVGTAYRALNLLELGEGETLLIDGAAGGVGTIAVQLAVARGLTVVGTASEANHEYLRSLGAVPVRYGEGLAERVREVAPQGIDASFDTSGRGSLSTLVELTGGPKRVVTIAAPDAADHGVRFTSGGPAEQVPGALAEGAALAAEGKLDLPIARVYPLAEAAAAQDESEAGHVRGKLVLVP; encoded by the coding sequence ATGACGGACACCTACCGCTCCATCGCGTTCACCGAATACGGCGACTCCGGGGTTCTGCACGTCCTCGACCGGGAGCTTCCCGAGCCGGGCGCGGGCCAGGTCAGGATCGCCGTCCGCGCCGCGGGAGTGAACCCGATCGACTGGAAGATCCGGTCCGGGCTGATGGCCGAGGTGTACCCGTCGACGTTCCCCGCCGTCCCCGGTGGAGACGTCGCCGGCGTGATCGACGCGGTCGGTGAGGATGTGTCCGGCTTCGCCGTCGGTGACGAGGTCCTCGGGCGGGGGAACGGCGGATACGCGGAGTTCGTGCTCGCCGATCCGGCGGGCCTGACCCGCAAGCCCGAGGCGCTGTCCTGGGAACTGGCCGCGGCGCTGCCCGTGGTCGTCGGCACCGCCTACCGCGCGCTCAACCTGCTCGAGCTCGGCGAGGGCGAGACGCTGCTCATCGACGGCGCGGCGGGCGGTGTCGGCACCATCGCCGTCCAGCTCGCCGTCGCGCGCGGGCTCACCGTCGTCGGTACCGCGAGCGAAGCGAACCACGAGTACCTGCGTTCGCTGGGCGCCGTCCCGGTGCGGTACGGCGAAGGACTCGCCGAACGCGTCCGCGAAGTCGCGCCGCAGGGCATCGACGCGTCCTTCGACACCTCCGGTCGAGGCTCGCTGTCGACGCTGGTCGAGCTGACCGGTGGCCCGAAGCGCGTCGTCACGATCGCCGCGCCGGACGCGGCCGACCACGGCGTCCGTTTCACTTCGGGAGGTCCGGCGGAGCAGGTTCCCGGCGCGCTTGCCGAAGGGGCCGCACTCGCCGCCGAGGGCAAACTCGACCTGCCGATCGCCCGGGTCTATCCGCTCGCCGAAGCGGCCGCGGCCCAGGACGAGAGCGAAGCGGGCCACGTCCGGGGCAAGCTCGTCCTGGTGCCGTGA